A portion of the Glycine max cultivar Williams 82 chromosome 10, Glycine_max_v4.0, whole genome shotgun sequence genome contains these proteins:
- the LOC100805915 gene encoding ripening-related protein grip22 has product MRKASILSIKWCSLTSIQPSGTPAILTVNDFGPGRDGGDPSECDGNYHPLPQRVVALSTGWYNGGSRCGKMVRITARNGRTAVAKVVDECDSTQGCDQDHANQSPCKTNVVDASETVWKDLGLNTDDGEVPIIWTMA; this is encoded by the exons ATGAGAAAAGCTAG CATCTTGTCAATCAAATGGTGCTCACTCACCAGCATTCAACCCTCGGGAACGCCGGCCATTCTCACCGTCAACGACTTCGGCCCCGGCAGGGACGGAGGAGACCCCTCCGAATGCGACGGGAACTACCACCCGCTGCCACAAAGAGTGGTGGCGCTGTCCACAGGATGGTACAATGGTGGTTCCCGGTGCGGGAAAATGGTAAGAATCACGGCCAGAAACGGTAGGACCGCGGTGGCGAAGGTGGTGGACGAGTGTGACTCCACGCAAGGCTGTGACCAGGATCACGCCAATCAATCACCATGCAAGACAAAC GTTGTTGATGCGTCCGAAACTGTGTGGAAGGACTTGGGACTCAACACCGATGATGGTGAAGTACCAATCATTTGGACCATGGCATAA
- the LOC100806441 gene encoding ripening-related protein grip22, translated as MANNIGVLLVFLLCLMNVITHLPYLTNASSCKSKGLHSPPYNPSGTHATLTLNNFARGGDGGGPAECDGNFHPLPQRVVALSTGWYNHGARCGKMIRIKARNGRSTLAKVVDECDSVHGCDKSHACKTNVVDASKTVWKDLGLNTNDGEVPVTWTMV; from the coding sequence ATGGCGAATAATATTGGTGTGTTATTGGTCTTCTTATTATGCCTAATGAATGTGATAACCCATCTTCCAtatctcacaaacgcatcttcaTGCAAATCCAAAGGCCTTCATTCCCCTCCATACAATCCCTCTGGAACGCACGCCACTCTCACTCTCAACAACTTCGCTCGCGGCGGGGACGGAGGCGGCCCCGCTGAGTGCGACGGCAATTTCCACCCGCTGCCACAAAGAGTGGTGGCACTGTCCACCGGATGGTACAACCACGGCGCACGATGCGGGAAAATGATAAGAATCAAAGCTAGAAATGGAAGGAGCACGTTGGCTAAGGTGGTGGATGAGTGTGACTCCGTTCATGGGTGTGACAAATCACACGCATGCAAGACGAACGTTGTTGATGCGTCCAAAACcgtgtggaaggatttgggacTCAACACCAATGATGGTGAAGTACCAGTCACTTGGACCATGGTATAA
- the LOC100813935 gene encoding myb-related protein 305, which yields MYWEVMAGNMGWSVIIEEEGWRKGPWTSEEDRLLIQYVKFHGEGRWNSVARLAGLKRNGKSCRLRWVNYLRPDLKKGHITPQEESIIQELHARWGNRWSTIARSLPGRTDNEIKNYWRTHFKKKTKTPSDAAEKARIRSSRRQQFQQQQQQLKQQQVQQQQQQQQQFQFNLDMKGIINLLEENNHRVPSISQEAQEMASMYPNTSEQQDYFYSMFNVNDNNVSAPECLNEEILWDGLWNLDDVLCNFNAASATSKASLHNLVAPFC from the exons ATGTATTGGGAAGTTATGGCAGGAAACATGGGGTGGAGTGTGATAATAGAAGAGGAGGGATGGAGGAAGGGACCTTGGACTTCTGAGGAGGACAGATTGCTCATTCAGTATGTCAAGTTCCATGGTGAAGGCAGATGGAACTCTGTTGCTAGGCTTGCAG GACTGAAAAGAAATGGGAAAAGCTGCAGATTGAGATGGGTGAATTACCTGAGGCCAGACCTCAAGAAGGGTCACATAACACCACAAGAAGAAAGCATAATTCAAGAGCTGCATGCTAGGTGGGGAaacag GTGGTCAACAATTGCAAGAAGCTTGCCAGGAAGAACTGATAATGAGATAAAGAACTATTGGAGGACTCACTTCAAGAAAAAGACTAAAACCCCCTCTGATGCTGCTGAGAAGGCGAGAATCCGTTCCTCGAGGAGGCAACAATTTCAACAGCAACAGCAGCAGTTGAAGCAGCAGCAGGttcagcagcagcaacaacaacaacaacaattccaATTCAACTTGGACATGAAAGGGATCATAAACTTGCTTGAGGAAAATAACCATAGAGTGCCTTCTATATCTCAAGAGGCACAAGAAATGGCCAGCATGTACCCTAACACTTCAGAACAGCAGGACTACTTCTACTCTATGTTCAATGTCAATGACAATAATGTCTCTGCACCTGAGTGCTTAAACGAAGAAATTTTGTGGGATGGACTGTGGAACTTGGACGATGTTCTTTGCAATTTCAATGCAGCTAGTGCCACAAGCAAAGCTAGTTTACATAATTTAGTTGCTCCTTTCTGTTAA